Part of the Nocardia farcinica genome, CGCGGGATCGTCGGCGGTGGAAAGCTCGGAGTTACGGAAGATCAGCTCCACCGGGCCGCCGTCGGTCAGCTCCATCGCACCGTCGGCCAGCCACGATCGCCGCAGCTCGGCCTCGGTCAGGTAGCGCCAGACGCGCTCGATCGGGCCGGGCAGCAGGCGTTCGAGCCGCACCGTGCGCGGTTCGACCAGGGTGCCGTACTCGGAGATCTGGGGTGTGGTCATGCGTCGTCCTCGTTTCGCAGCAGGGTTTCCAGGCGGTCGAGCCGCTCGGTCCAGAAGCGCTCGTAATAGCGCATCCACTCGGCGCCGTCCCGGAGCGGCCGGGCGTCGAGGCGGCAGACATGAACCCGGCCGTGCACGGTGCGCCGCACCAGTCCCGCGCGCTCGAGCACCTGGATGTGCTTGGAAGCGCCCGCCAGCGTGATCGCATACGGCTCGGCCAGCTCGCCGACGCTGCGTTCGCCGTCGTCGGCCAGCCGTCGCAGCATCGCGCGCCGGGTCGGGTGGGACAGGGCGTGGAACAGGGCGTCCAGCGTCTCGGTGTCATGTTCAACCACATGGTTGAGTATGCACGCGCGCGGCGCAATGTTCAACCGATCGGCTGAATGTTCTGGTCAGGGATGCCGGCCCGCCGCCACCCGGGCCCACTCGGTGGCCCAGCGGTCCAGCTGGCCGGCCCGGATGCGGTGGGTCACCGCGTAGACGAGCACACCGGACACGCTGGTGACGCTCGCCCAGACCAACAGGCCGAGCAGGATCGAATCCAGCAGGATCGCCGAGCTCCCCAGCGGTGGCTGCGCCGGTCGGGCGTCGCCGTCCACCCAGATCTCGATCGTTTCGCCGCGTTGGTAACCGGCCGGGACGAAGACCTCGGCCCGGTGCGTCGCGCCGTGTTCGGACCAGCGCACCGGGGTGAGCGGCCTGCCGTCGAAGCCGTTGGGGATCGCGGCGGGTTGCTCGAGCGTCGCCTGCACCGGATGCAGGCGGGCGGCCGCTTCGGTGGCCGAGACGGTGGCGGCCTGGTGCGCATGGGCGGCCACGGTGGCCGCGACGGGAATCATCAGCGCGGCCAGCAGCAGCCCACAGCACACCAGCCACGCGATCGCCCGATCGCTGCGACGCAGCAGCGGGTGGGCGCGCCAGGGCCGCAGGTTCCAGCATCGGGCCAGCGGTCCGGGCGAGGTGCGCGAGTGGGTGTCCATGGGTCCGTTCTCGGCCGGGGGTGGAAATTCTCCTCTCCACCGATGATTCCCAGGCCGGGACGGGGACGCAAACTTCCCCCGCGTGATGGTGGTCGCTCGATCGTCACGAGGCGTGGACCAGCAGCACATCACCCTGTCCGCCCCGCCGCACGGGTGCGGCCGCGCTCGAGCGCGAGGTGCGGCACGACGCGCCCATCATGCCGATCGGGTGCCCGAGGGCGATGGCGCCGCCGGCGATGCTCCCGCGCTCGTCGAACTTCCGGTCAGCGGGTGGCGAGTGAGCGGGCGATCACCAGACGCTGGATCTGGTTGGTGCCTTCGAAGATCTGGGTGATCTTGGCCTCGCGCATGAACCGTTCGACGCGGAAGTCGCGGGTGTAGCCGTAGCCGCCGAACACCTGCACGGCGTCGGTGGTGACCTTCATGGCGGCATCGGTGGCCACCAGTTTGGCCACGGAGGCCTGGCGGGAGTAGGGGAGTCCGGCGTCGCGCCGGCGGGCGGCGTCGAGGTAGGTGGCGCGGGCCGAATCGACGGCGGCGGCCATGTCGGCGAGCAGGAAGCCCAGGCCCTGATGGTCGATGATCTTGCGGCCGAAGGCGGTCCGTTCCTGCGCGTAGGCGACCGCTTCGTCCAGGGCGGCCTGTGCCAGGCCGACGGCCACGGCCGCGATACCGAGGCGACCGGAATCCAAGGCGCTGAAGGCGATCTGCAGGCCCTGGCCCTCCGCGCCGATGCGGCGCTCGGCGGGCAGGAAGGCGTTGTCGTAGTGCGCGGAGGTGGTGGGCACCGCGGTGAGTCCCATCTTCTCCTCCGGCTTGCCGAAGGACAGCCCCTCGGTGTCCTTGTCGACCAGGAAGCAGGAGACGCCGCGCGCCCCCTCGCCGGTGCGCGCGAACAGGGTGTAGAAGTCGGCGACCCCGCCGTGGGTGATCCACGCCTTGGTGCCGTCGATCCGGTACCCGCCCTCGGCCGCCGTGGCCTTGCACGCCAGCGCCGCGGCATCCGAACCGGCCTGCGGCTCGGACAGGCTGTAGGCGCCGATGGTGCTGCCGCTCAACATCTCCGGCAGCCAGCGCTGCCGCTGCTCGTCGGTGCCGAACGCCAGCAGCGGGTGACAGGACAGGCTGTGCACGCTGACCGCCACCGCGACCGCCGCCCACCGCGCGGCGAGTTCCTCGAGCACCTGCAGGTACACCTCGTACGGCTGGCCCCCGCCGCCCCACTCGACCGGGTAGGGCAGGCTCAACAGCCCCGCCTCGCCCAGCGTCGCGAACACCCCGGCCGGATAGGTCTCGGTCTTCTCGCACTCGTCGACCTGCGGAGCGAGGACCTTGTCGGCGATGTCGCGGGTGAGCTGGATCAGCTCGCGCGCCTCCTCGGTGGGCAGCAGACGGTCGACGGCCACGATCTCTCCTCGGTGGGCAACGGGAAACAGTACTGGATTACCAATCACAGTACTATTCGCGCGACAGTACTGCAAGGCGCTCTCCAGTACCATCGACCCCATGTCAGGGCTCACCACCGCGGGTTTCGCGACCAGACGTCGCACCCAGCTGTTCGACGCGCTGGTCGACCTGTTCCTCGCCGAGGGCTTCGCCCACCTCACCCTCGACGAGATCGCCCGGCGGCTGCGCTGCTCCAAGTCGACCCTCTACACCCTCGCCGACAGCAAGGAACAGCTGGTCAAGGCCGCGACCGTGCACTTCTTCCGGCGCGCAACCGACGACGTCGAGTCCCGCATCCGGGACATCGACAGCGCCCGTGAGCAGATCACCGCCTACCTGTCCGCGGTCGGCACCACCCTGGCCGGCGCATCGGAACGGTTCATGGCCGACCTGGACACCTTTGCCCCCGCTCGTGAGGTCTACGAGCGCAACACCAGGATCGCGGCCCGCCGCGTCCGCGAACTCGTCGACGACGGCGTCGCGCGCGGCGAGTTCCGCGACGTGCACGCCGCCTTCGCCGCCGACCTCGTGGCCACCATGATGGTCCGCATCCAGCAGGGTGGGGTCCGGGCGAGCACCGGCCTCGACGACGCCCACGCCTACCGCGAACTCGCCGCCATCCTCACCGCGGGCATCAGCGCCTGAATCCCGGCCGGGTCAGTGGCCCCTCGGGGCCTGGGCGCCGTGGGCGAAGGTGGCGGTGTCCGGGCCGTGCTGGGGCCGGTCCTGGGCGCGCAGGCGGGGGAGGACGGCGGCCAGGGCGTCGAGCAGCATGTCGGCCAGGTCGTGGCTGAATCCGTTGCGGACCACGATGCGCAGGACGGCCAGGTCCTCGCGGTCGGCGGGAAAGGTGTAGGCGGGCACCAGCCAACCCTGTTCGCGCAACGCGGCGGAGACGTCGAACACCGAGTAGCCGGTTTCGCCCTCGGCGAGGGTGAACGCGAAGACCGGCAGCTGGCGGCCGTCGGTGAGCAACCGGAACGCGCCCAGGGCGGCGATCCGGTCGGCGAGGCGGGTCGCCACGTCGCGGCAGTACTGCTGGACCCGCGTGTAGCCGCTGCGACCCAGCCGCAGGAAGGTGTAGTACTGGGCGACGACCTGCGCGCCGGGGCGGGAGAAGTTCAGCGCGAAGGTGGGCATCTGGCCGCCGAGGTAGTTGACCCGGAAGATGAGATCCTCCGGCAACGCCGCGGCGTCGCGCCACACCACCCAGCCCACCCCGGGGTACACCAGCCCGTACTTGTGCCCGGAGGTGTTGACGGAGGCGACCCGCGGCAACCGGAAGTCCCACACCAGATCCGGGTCGCAGAACGGTGCGACCATCGCGCCGGAGGCGCCGTCGACGTGCACCGGGATGTCCCAGCCGCGCTGCCGTTCCAGCTCGTCGAGCGCGGCGCAGATCTCGGCGACCGGTTCGTAACTGCCGTCGAAGGTCGAGCCGAGCACCGCGACCACGCCGATGGTGTTCTCGTCGCAGTGCGGCAGCGCCGCCTCCGCGGTCAGGTGGAAGCGGTCGCCTGCCATCGGCACCAGCCTGGCTTCCACATCCCAGTAGTCGGCGAACTTCTCCCAGCAGACCTGAACATTGGCTCCCATCACCAGATTCGGGCGCTCGGTGGACAACCCGGCCGCCCGGCGCCGGTGCTGCCAGCGCCGTTTCAACGCCAGCCCGGCCAGCATGCACGCCTCGCTGGAACCGGTGGTCGAACAGCCGGTGGCGTGGGCGGGATCGGCGGCGTGCCAGAGGTCGGCGAGCATGCGCACACAGCGCTGCTCGAGGTCGGCGGTGCGCGGGTATTCGTCCTTGTCGATCATGTTCTTGTCGAAGCACTCCGCCATGAGCACCCGCGCGCTCGGCTCCATCCACGTGGTGACGAAGGTGGCCAGGTTCAGCCGGGCGTTGCCGTCGAGCATCAACTCGTCGTGCACCACCTGGTAGGCGATATCGGCGTCGAGTTCGCCCGCGGGTAGCCGATCCCGCGGCACCGACACCGGTTCGCGAGTGAAGACGGGATTGACGGCCACCTCGCTCGGCCCGGGATCCTGCGGAAAGGAGGGGTGCGACAAAGGCATGGCGACTCCTGATCGGCTCCGGCATTCCACACCGCTGACGTGTCGCTCGACCGTACCCCGGTGCCGCGCGGAACCACGGCAGGTCGGGCGGGTCGGCGCCGGATACCGGAAAATCCCGTTGCCGCGCCTCGGCCGAGCGATACAGTCGGGCGCGTGTTCACAGGCACCGCGATGACGAGGCCCTGGTCGCTCCGCTGACGGCGGCGACCCGATACCTCGATTCCCCTCAGCCGCCGTCCGGGTAGTCCCGCCGGGCGGTCTTCCGCTGTCCCGGCTCCTTCTCGAGCTGCGGAGTTCCAGTGTCTGCTTCCTCCACGGGCCGTTGCGGCCTGTCCACCTCCGATGCCCCTACCGCCACCGGCGACCCGCTACCGGCCGGCGCGGGCGCGCACCTGCGAGCCACCTCGATCCACGTCACCCTCGGGGCGCGGACCGTGCTGGCCGACGTGTCGGTCACCGTGTCCGCGCGCTCCCGGCTGGCCGTGGTCGGTGAGAACGGGCGCGGCAAGAGCACGCTGCTGCACGTGCTCGCCGGGCTGCGCGCGCCCGACAGCGGAACCGTCACCCGGGCCGGCACCGTCGGTGTCGCCCGGCAGGCGATCCCGTTCCGCGCGGGCCAGACCGTGGGCGATCTCGTCGCCGAGACCATCGCCCCGGCGCAGCGGGTGCCGACGATGCCTACGGCGCGGCGCTGGATGCCGCGACCCGGCTGGACGCCTGGGACGCGGAGCGACGCGTCGACATCGCCCTGGCCGCGCTGCGCGCCTGCACCGACCGGGCGCGGCCACTGGCGACACTGTCGGTGGGACAACGCCATCGGGTCCGGCTCGGCTGCCTGCTCGGCGCCGCCCACGACATCCTGCTGCTGGACGAGCCGACCAACCACCTGGACCGCGACGGCCTGGATTTCCTCACCGAACGCCTGCGCGCCCATCCCGGCGGGTTCGCCGTCGTCAGCCACGATCGGGCACTGCTGCGCGCGGTCGCCGAGGAATTCCTCGACCTCGACCCGAGCCGGGACGGGCGGCCGCAATTGTTCGCCGGCGGCTACGCCGGGTGGCAGGAGGGTCGCCGCCGCGCCCGCGAGCGCTGGGAACACGACCACGAGGAACAACTCGCCGAGCGGGCGCGGCTGCGCGAGGCCGTCGCCGGTGCGCGCGAGCGGCTGAGCACCGGGTGGCGGCCCGACAAAGGCCACGGCAAGCATCAGCGGCAGTCCCGCGCGCCCGGCGTGGTGCAGGCGCTGCGGCGCCGCGAGGCCGAACTGGACGCCCATGTCGTCACCGTGCCCGAACCGCCGCTGCGCCTGCGGTTCCCGGAACTGCCCGCCCGCGCGGGCACTCCGCTGCTGCGGGCCGACGAGGTCGCGGTCGCGGGGCGGACGGCCCGGCCGGTCACGCTCGCGCTCGCGGCGGGGGAGCGGTTGCTGGTGACCGGACGTAACGGCGCAGGCAAATCGACCCTGCTGGCCGTGCTCGCCGGCGAGCTGGCGCCGACCACCGGCGACGTCCGGCATCACGCGACGGCGCGGGTGGCGCTGGTCGGTCAGGAAGTGCCGGACTGGGATCCCGAGCCGACCGCGCAGGAGTTCTACGAGCGCCACGTGCGCGGTCTCGAGCTGAACGACGGCATCGCGCCCTTGCCGCTGGCCGCGACCGGTCTGCTCGAGAAAGGCGCACGGCACACCCCGGTCGGGCGGTTGTCGCAGGGGCAACAGCGTCGGCTCCACCTGGCCGTGCGGCTCGCCGCCCGGCCCAACGTGCTGCTGTTCGACGAGCCGACCAACCACCTGTCGGCGGCGCTGGTGGACGAGCTGACCGCCGCGCTGCGCGAGACCGCGGCGGCGGTGGTGGTGGCGACCCACGATCGGCAGCTGCTCGCCGATCTGGCGCGGTGGCCGCACCTTCGGCTCCCCGCGGACGGGTAGGCGCTTCCGCGGTCAGGTGGCGGCGCCGAACCAGCGGGGCAGGTGGGCGAGCAGATCGTCCTGGTCCTCGCCCACCCACGCGACGTGCCCGTCCGGGCGCAGCAGCGCCGCCGGGACGTCGAGCGCCGCGCCCGGGTCGGCGAGGTGGTCGACGCGGTCGGACCAGCCCGATACCGACAGCCGTCCGGTCCGGTCGAGCAGCAGCCCGCGGCCGCCGCGCATCCGCTCGTAGAGGCGGCCTTCGGTGAGCGGGATGTCGCGCAGCCGTCGACCGACCAGGTCGTGGCCGTCGCCGAGGTCGTAGCGGACGGCGATCGCGGTGATCTTCTCGATCAGGTGCCGGTTCACGTCGGGGAACTCGACCAGCTCCGCCATCAGTCTGCGCACCGCGCGCGGGCCGGGGTCGAGGGAGAGCAGCGTCATCTGGGCGCGGGTGTTGTCCAGCACCTCGGCGGCGACCGGATGGCGTTCGTCGTGGTAGCTGTCCAGCAGGTCCGGCGGCGCCCAGCCGCCGATCGCGGCGGCGAGCTTCCAGCCGAGGTTGAAGGCGTCCTGGATGCCCAGATTGAGGCCCTGGCCGCCGGTCGGCGGATGGATGTGGGCGGCGTCGCCCGCCAGCAGCACCCGCCCGGTGCGGTAGCGCTCGGCGAGCCGGGTGGCGTCGCCGAAGCGGGACAGCCAGCGCGGGGAGTGCACGCCGAAATCGGTGCCCGCCGTCGCGTGCAGGCATCGCTTCAGCTCGTCGAGGGTGGGTGCGGCGCGGTCCGCGGACAGGCCCTGCGCGGGCACGATCAGCCGGAAGAACCCGTCGCCGGCCGGGACGGCCCCGAATCGCAGTTGGGTCTTGCGCACCTCGGCGACCACCGCGGTCAGTGTCTCGACCGGCACGTCGATCCGCACGTCGGCCAGCAACGTCTCGACCCGGGTGGGTTCGCCGGGGAAGTCGACCCCGAGCAGACGGCGCACGGTCGAGCGTCCGCCGTCGCAGCCGACCAGGTACCGGGCGCGCAACCGCGTGCCGTCGGCCAGCTCGGCGGTCACCCCGTCCGCGTCCTGATCCAACCCGGCCACTTCGCAGCCGCGGCGGATCTCGGCGCCGAGTTCGGTGGCGTGCTCGGTGAGCAGGCGCTCGGTGACGACCTGGGGAATCGCGAGCACGTAGGAGTGCGCGGTGTCCAGGTCGGCGGGCCATTCGGCGGCCAGCCCGGCGAAGAACCCGCCGACCCGGAACTGCTCGCCGTGCGCGAGGAACCGCTCCAGCAGCCCGCGCTGGTCCATCACCTCGATGCTGCGCGCGTGCAGGCCCCGACTGCGGGAGTGCTGGTTCGGGGTGGGCTCCTTCTCCAGTACCACCGTGCGCACACCGTGCAGGCGCAGTTCGCCGGCCAGCATCAAGCCGGTCGGTCCGCCACCCGCGATGATCACATCGATCACGTCAGTCGTCCCATTTCACTCGAGGGTTTTCCGGCCGGCGACCGGTGCGCGGGTACGCGACCGGCCGGTCCTTCTGTGCCGGCGTCGGCCGCACAGTGTGCAGCACGACGGGGGCCTTGCCGCAAGGCCCCCCGTGCGCGTTATGGTGAAAGGGGAACGAACGGACGGGGTTCCGGATGTCGGGGTTCCGGATGTCGCTGCTCGGGTCAGCGCGTCTCCGGCTCGATGATCGTGTACCGGTCGGGCATCACCAGGCAGTACAGGCCACCGGTCTCGTTGGTGAGGCAGTAGACCGGCCGCGTCGCGTCGGAATTACCCGACTCGCGCTGCTCACCGACCTTCTGCACGGTGATTCGATGGGGGTCCTTCGCCGGCTGCTGCACGGTGTTCTCGTCCCACGGGTGCCAGGCGAGCAGGCCGCCGCCGAGACCGGCGACGACGATCGCGGCCGCCAGCATGCCGTGGCCGCGGGGTCGGGCCGGACCGGTGTCCGGCGACGGGGAAGAGACCTGCGGTGCAACGAAATCCGGGTCAGCCATGCGCCCCATCCAACCCGATCCGGCCCGTGCCGGGAAGGTCGATCCGGGACCCGCTCGGCGCTGTTCAGCGCGTGTTCACCCGCGTTGCAGCGGATCGTGGCCCAGTGACATCAAGCGTCGCCGCCACTCGTCGGAGCCGGCGCGGGGCTCGCCGTCGTCCTCGGCGCCGCGCGCGGCGGTGATCTCGTCGACGGCGCGGCGCATCACCTCGATGTCGTCGGCGCTCAGATCGGTGCGGCGTTTGCCGAGCACCGCCAGGATGCGCCGACCCAGCTCGGGCCCGGCGTGGTCCGGTTCGGTCTCGCTGCGCGGGCCCGCGCCCTCGGTGCGCAGCCAGTCGCCCAGTTGCCGGGAGGACATGTTGACCAGCCGGTGGAACTCGTCCCACAGTGCCTGATCCACCTCGGTCTCGGCCACGATGTGCACCCTTTCGTCTCGATCGTGCTCCGGCTCGTGTCGGCTACCCGAGCGGGAGCCGGGCAAACGAGACCGGTCACGGCCGTGGATCGATCCGCTGCCAGCCGCGCCGCTCGGAGCGGGTCGCCGCGGTGCACCGGCGGCACAGCACGACCCGCCGGTCCCCGGTGTCGGCCAGCCACAGCGCCTCACCCCAGGGCACGTGGGGGAAGCGCGCGAGCCGCGCTCGCGACAGCGGCACGCCACAGACCGTCTGGTTGGTGCCGGGGAGCCAGGCGTGGGTGTCGCCGCTCGGGTAGCGGATGCCGTCGTCGCCGGTCCACCGGCTGGACGCGGCGACCGCGGGCTGCGGGGAGCGGGGCATGTCGACGGCATGCCCGCGTCCGCGGGGGCTGAAACGCGGCAGCGGAAGTCTCGCGGACCGCGTCGATCCGTGCCGAGGCAGTCGTTCCGATGCCATGCCGCGCGGTGCGCTCAGCGCACGGCGCCGGCGATTCCGGAGTCCTCGGGGTCCGGGTCGGGGCGGTTCCACGCCAGGATCATCGCGGGCGAGCACCCGCCGATCAGCAGGGCGGTGACGATCCACAGCCCGCAGGCGTAGCCGAAGCCGGGATTCGTCTCGTTCAACGAGCTCGCCACGATGAGGACGAACGCGGGCAGCATCGCCAATGTCTGGGTGATGGTGAGCCCGATCGAGCGGGCGCTGTCGCGCTCGGCGATCTCCCGCTCGTCCAGCGCGTCGCGGGGAGCGTCGCTCTGCCTGCTCGAGACCACCTGCAGGATCGTCCAGGTCGGCAGGAAGAGCACACAGGCCACCAGCCACAGCAGCGGTCCGATCGTCATGGACGCCAGGCAGATGGCGCCGATCGCGATCAGTGCCGCGAACTCGACGGCCAGCGCGATCACGAGCGCGCGCCTGCGCGTCCTGGTGCGCCAGCCCGGCAACCAGCGGCCGGTGATCGCCTCGTTCTGCA contains:
- a CDS encoding ArsR/SmtB family transcription factor, which codes for MVEHDTETLDALFHALSHPTRRAMLRRLADDGERSVGELAEPYAITLAGASKHIQVLERAGLVRRTVHGRVHVCRLDARPLRDGAEWMRYYERFWTERLDRLETLLRNEDDA
- a CDS encoding Rv1733c family protein → MDTHSRTSPGPLARCWNLRPWRAHPLLRRSDRAIAWLVCCGLLLAALMIPVAATVAAHAHQAATVSATEAAARLHPVQATLEQPAAIPNGFDGRPLTPVRWSEHGATHRAEVFVPAGYQRGETIEIWVDGDARPAQPPLGSSAILLDSILLGLLVWASVTSVSGVLVYAVTHRIRAGQLDRWATEWARVAAGRHP
- a CDS encoding acyl-CoA dehydrogenase family protein is translated as MAVDRLLPTEEARELIQLTRDIADKVLAPQVDECEKTETYPAGVFATLGEAGLLSLPYPVEWGGGGQPYEVYLQVLEELAARWAAVAVAVSVHSLSCHPLLAFGTDEQRQRWLPEMLSGSTIGAYSLSEPQAGSDAAALACKATAAEGGYRIDGTKAWITHGGVADFYTLFARTGEGARGVSCFLVDKDTEGLSFGKPEEKMGLTAVPTTSAHYDNAFLPAERRIGAEGQGLQIAFSALDSGRLGIAAVAVGLAQAALDEAVAYAQERTAFGRKIIDHQGLGFLLADMAAAVDSARATYLDAARRRDAGLPYSRQASVAKLVATDAAMKVTTDAVQVFGGYGYTRDFRVERFMREAKITQIFEGTNQIQRLVIARSLATR
- a CDS encoding TetR/AcrR family transcriptional regulator, whose product is MSGLTTAGFATRRRTQLFDALVDLFLAEGFAHLTLDEIARRLRCSKSTLYTLADSKEQLVKAATVHFFRRATDDVESRIRDIDSAREQITAYLSAVGTTLAGASERFMADLDTFAPAREVYERNTRIAARRVRELVDDGVARGEFRDVHAAFAADLVATMMVRIQQGGVRASTGLDDAHAYRELAAILTAGISA
- a CDS encoding glutamate decarboxylase — protein: MPLSHPSFPQDPGPSEVAVNPVFTREPVSVPRDRLPAGELDADIAYQVVHDELMLDGNARLNLATFVTTWMEPSARVLMAECFDKNMIDKDEYPRTADLEQRCVRMLADLWHAADPAHATGCSTTGSSEACMLAGLALKRRWQHRRRAAGLSTERPNLVMGANVQVCWEKFADYWDVEARLVPMAGDRFHLTAEAALPHCDENTIGVVAVLGSTFDGSYEPVAEICAALDELERQRGWDIPVHVDGASGAMVAPFCDPDLVWDFRLPRVASVNTSGHKYGLVYPGVGWVVWRDAAALPEDLIFRVNYLGGQMPTFALNFSRPGAQVVAQYYTFLRLGRSGYTRVQQYCRDVATRLADRIAALGAFRLLTDGRQLPVFAFTLAEGETGYSVFDVSAALREQGWLVPAYTFPADREDLAVLRIVVRNGFSHDLADMLLDALAAVLPRLRAQDRPQHGPDTATFAHGAQAPRGH
- a CDS encoding rifampin monooxygenase Rox; this encodes MIDVIIAGGGPTGLMLAGELRLHGVRTVVLEKEPTPNQHSRSRGLHARSIEVMDQRGLLERFLAHGEQFRVGGFFAGLAAEWPADLDTAHSYVLAIPQVVTERLLTEHATELGAEIRRGCEVAGLDQDADGVTAELADGTRLRARYLVGCDGGRSTVRRLLGVDFPGEPTRVETLLADVRIDVPVETLTAVVAEVRKTQLRFGAVPAGDGFFRLIVPAQGLSADRAAPTLDELKRCLHATAGTDFGVHSPRWLSRFGDATRLAERYRTGRVLLAGDAAHIHPPTGGQGLNLGIQDAFNLGWKLAAAIGGWAPPDLLDSYHDERHPVAAEVLDNTRAQMTLLSLDPGPRAVRRLMAELVEFPDVNRHLIEKITAIAVRYDLGDGHDLVGRRLRDIPLTEGRLYERMRGGRGLLLDRTGRLSVSGWSDRVDHLADPGAALDVPAALLRPDGHVAWVGEDQDDLLAHLPRWFGAAT
- a CDS encoding DUF3140 domain-containing protein — protein: MAETEVDQALWDEFHRLVNMSSRQLGDWLRTEGAGPRSETEPDHAGPELGRRILAVLGKRRTDLSADDIEVMRRAVDEITAARGAEDDGEPRAGSDEWRRRLMSLGHDPLQRG